The genomic segment CCAAACTATATGGCAAAGATAAAAAGATTGAAATAAAAACCGGCGAAGAAGCCGATGCTATTTTACAAGAGCTGAAAGGCGTTCAATATCTTGTTGAAAGCGTCAAGAAAAGCGTACGTAAAAAATCTCCTGCACCTCCCTTTACTACATCCACCATGCAGCAGGAAGCATCGCGTAAACTTGGCTTTCAAGCTCGCCGCACCATGAAAGCAGCGCAAGAACTTTACGAAGGTATCGATGTAAAAGGTATGGGTGCTGTTGGTCTCATCACGTATATGAGAACCGATTCTTTGCGTATTTCCGAAGAAGCACAGCAACAGGCGGAAGAATTTATCACGGGCAAGTACGGCAAAGATTATCTGCCGCAGACACGGCGCCAGTATAAATCCAAAAACAATGCGCAGGATGCACATGAGGCGGTTCGCCCCACTATGCCGTCCCTCACACCCGAAGAAGCAAAAGAAAGCCTTACGAACGACCAATATAAGCTCTATAAGCTTATTTGGGAGCGCTTTATTGCAAGCCAAATGGCAACCGCATTGCTTGATACCGTAGCGGTGGATATTCGTGCAGGCGAATATTTGTTTAAGGCTTCGGGCTATTCTGTAAAATTTGATGGTTTTACCGTGCTGTACGAAGAAGGCAAGGATGAAGAAACCGAAGAAGGCGGAGCTTTGCCTGCGATGGAAGTCGGAGATGAACTTAAGCTGAAAGAACTGCTGCCCAATCAGCATTTCACACAGCCCCCGGCGCGTTTTACCGAGGCATCGCTTATTAAAACGTTGGAAGAAAACGGCATTGGCAGACCTTCCACCTATGCTCCAACCATCACCACCATATTGGTGCGCAATTACGTAGAGCGCGATGGAAAAGCGTTGAAACCCACTCCTTTAGGCGAAGTTACCACGCAACTGATGGAAGAACAGTTTAAAGATATTGTGGATGTTACCTTTACCGCAAATATGGAGCATGACCTTGACTCGGTAGAGACAGGTGATGCCGATTGGGTTGAAACATTGCACAAATTCTATGGTGATTTTGCCGCTACACTTGAAAATGCTGAAAAAAATATGGACGGCACCCGTATGAAAGTACCCGAAGAAGAATCGGATGTAGACTGCGAGCTTTGCGGACGCAGAATGGTGATTAAAACCGGCCGTTTTGGTAAGTTCCTTGCATGTCCGGGGTTCCCGGAATGTAAAAACACCAAAAAAATCGTGCAAGAGGCAGAGGGGAACTGTCCGAAATGCGGTTCAAAGATGCTTACAAAAAAATCGCAGAAAGGCAGAGTGTTCTATGGCTGCAGTGCTTACCCCAATTGCGATTTTATTACATGGGATTTGCCTTTGAAAGAAAACTGCCCCGATTGCGGTGCAACTTTATTTAAGAAATCGGGTAAAATGGGTAAAATTTATTGTGCGAAAGAAGATTGCGATTACGAGAGAGGGTTGAAGGATTGATGCCGGTATCGGTTATCGGGGCGGGGCTTGCAGGCTGCGAAGCTGCTTGGCAGCTTGCAAACCGCGGCATAAAGGTGCGCCTGCACGAGATGAAACCGCAGAAATTCTCTCCTGCTCATAAATACAATGGTTTTGCAGAGCTTGTCTGCTCCAATTCACTCAAAGCAATGCGGATTGAATCTGCAGCTGGGCTATTAAAAGAAGAAATGCGCCGTCTCGGTTCGCTTATTATAGAATGCGCCGATGCTACTGCTGTTTCGGCAGGCGGTGCGCTTGCGGTGGACCGCGAACGCTTTTCGGATATGGTTACAGCCAAAATATCGCAGCACCCCAACATTGAGGTGATTGCAGGTGAGGTTACTGAAATTCCCGATGGCGATGTTATCATAGCTACAGGGCCGCTTACTTCCGATGCCTTTTCGGCAGCTGTCAAAAATTTGCTCGGCAGCGAATACCTTAGTTTTTACGATGCCGCAGCGCCGATTGTAAGCTTTGACAGTATTGATC from the Hydrogenoanaerobacterium saccharovorans genome contains:
- the topA gene encoding type I DNA topoisomerase — its product is MATKKAEEKITETAQADLTAEAVDTDESSTKAVKATKATKPKVAAKKSTTKKKAAAKSAPAKKAATTKTTKKKTTKSKKSDEDIDVLKDGNLVIVESPAKAKTIMKYLGPGYDVIASMGHIRDLPKSKLGVDVDNNFEPHYIPIKGKEELVRTLKKKAKASKIVYLATDPDREGEAISWHLAHLLDLDLTASNRITFNEITKTGVRYGMEHPRTIDIDLVNAQQARRILDRIVGYKISPFLWRKIKRGLSAGRVQSVAVRLIVDREKEIRAFVTEEYWSIDAKLLGKESTKQIPAKLYGKDKKIEIKTGEEADAILQELKGVQYLVESVKKSVRKKSPAPPFTTSTMQQEASRKLGFQARRTMKAAQELYEGIDVKGMGAVGLITYMRTDSLRISEEAQQQAEEFITGKYGKDYLPQTRRQYKSKNNAQDAHEAVRPTMPSLTPEEAKESLTNDQYKLYKLIWERFIASQMATALLDTVAVDIRAGEYLFKASGYSVKFDGFTVLYEEGKDEETEEGGALPAMEVGDELKLKELLPNQHFTQPPARFTEASLIKTLEENGIGRPSTYAPTITTILVRNYVERDGKALKPTPLGEVTTQLMEEQFKDIVDVTFTANMEHDLDSVETGDADWVETLHKFYGDFAATLENAEKNMDGTRMKVPEEESDVDCELCGRRMVIKTGRFGKFLACPGFPECKNTKKIVQEAEGNCPKCGSKMLTKKSQKGRVFYGCSAYPNCDFITWDLPLKENCPDCGATLFKKSGKMGKIYCAKEDCDYERGLKD